The Virgibacillus sp. MSP4-1 genome has a segment encoding these proteins:
- a CDS encoding LCP family protein: MDDNRITRRKLRRKKRNKWILFSVLLIFLSMATYVTYEYIAGKNAAMEDVGNDEQSDKSKQYEEEFKGVDDGLKKTNVLLLGSDSRGEENARSDTIMIGQYDPEKGTAKLVSIMRDSYVDIPGYGYKKINAAFGFGGPELLRKTIKRNFGIDLEYYAIVDFQGFVKIVNTIAPDGVEINVEKHMSRHIGVTLEPGRQTLNGKELLGYARYRYSDSDFERVERQQKVMRKLKDKVISFSGVLKLPRLVGTLQPYIKTNMDTGKIISLGKDFLLNPVDEIETLRIPVRDKAWDAHHEGVGDVLEFNEEEMRGIMQEFLNENTDT, translated from the coding sequence ATGGATGATAATCGTATAACGAGAAGAAAGTTAAGAAGAAAAAAACGGAATAAATGGATTCTGTTTTCGGTTCTATTGATTTTTTTAAGCATGGCAACGTATGTAACTTATGAATATATAGCTGGCAAAAATGCAGCAATGGAAGACGTCGGAAATGATGAACAAAGTGATAAAAGCAAGCAGTACGAAGAAGAATTTAAAGGAGTCGATGATGGTCTCAAAAAAACCAATGTTCTGCTATTAGGCAGTGACTCCAGAGGGGAAGAAAATGCAAGATCCGATACCATCATGATTGGGCAATATGACCCTGAAAAAGGAACAGCCAAATTAGTATCCATTATGCGCGATAGTTATGTCGACATACCAGGATATGGGTACAAAAAGATTAATGCAGCATTTGGCTTTGGCGGACCTGAACTATTACGCAAAACAATTAAAAGAAATTTCGGCATAGATCTAGAGTATTATGCAATTGTCGACTTTCAGGGGTTTGTAAAAATAGTAAATACCATCGCCCCTGATGGAGTAGAAATCAATGTTGAAAAACATATGTCCCGCCATATCGGGGTTACTCTGGAGCCAGGCCGGCAAACCCTGAATGGTAAGGAATTACTTGGATATGCAAGATACCGCTATAGTGATAGTGACTTTGAACGTGTGGAAAGACAGCAGAAGGTTATGAGGAAATTAAAGGATAAAGTCATTTCGTTTTCGGGTGTATTAAAATTGCCACGCTTAGTCGGAACATTGCAGCCTTATATTAAAACGAATATGGATACCGGGAAGATCATCTCATTAGGAAAAGATTTCCTCCTGAATCCTGTTGATGAGATTGAGACCCTGCGAATCCCCGTTCGTGACAAGGCATGGGATGCCCATCATGAAGGTGTAGGAGATGTTTTAGAGTTTAATGAAGAAGAAATGAGAGGAATCATGCAGGAATTTTTAAATGAAAATACGGACACATAA
- a CDS encoding YjbA family protein: MMYLHDVWVNWFEGEENGYNVCHFHEWRKEDGIELLDQVPLVYVTETLYDYIENDLQDLPKELLDLVHQRAYLRKNQERIPLEYAFVATDGKSIVTIDTMGYSLPIRKSRLIPRQERLVYDMIEKLEPASYSFSPEQYVKEYHTLSLPPHEMIGLTRKERQLKQLLMMMLDQMRQTSHVSELRYWLTEWAPGNYRRIQQMDFEEAWQELYEGLRQGWTKTHEEICRKMTKGQPFFEKLWELETGTMNSSSNQAYY, encoded by the coding sequence ATGATGTATTTACATGATGTGTGGGTAAACTGGTTTGAAGGGGAAGAAAACGGCTATAATGTATGCCATTTTCACGAATGGAGAAAAGAAGACGGTATTGAGCTTTTAGACCAGGTTCCATTAGTTTATGTAACAGAAACATTATACGATTACATTGAAAACGACCTGCAGGATTTGCCAAAAGAATTGTTGGACTTAGTTCATCAACGGGCCTATCTGCGTAAAAACCAGGAACGTATCCCGCTTGAATATGCCTTTGTTGCCACAGATGGGAAATCAATTGTTACGATTGATACGATGGGGTATTCATTGCCGATACGCAAAAGCCGCCTTATTCCAAGGCAGGAACGACTAGTATACGATATGATTGAAAAGTTAGAACCGGCATCCTATTCCTTTTCACCCGAACAATACGTCAAAGAATATCATACGCTTTCTCTTCCGCCACATGAGATGATTGGGTTAACAAGGAAGGAAAGACAATTAAAACAACTACTTATGATGATGCTGGACCAAATGAGACAGACCTCCCATGTGTCCGAGTTACGTTATTGGCTGACAGAATGGGCTCCGGGAAATTATAGAAGAATTCAGCAAATGGATTTTGAAGAAGCATGGCAGGAGCTGTACGAGGGATTAAGGCAAGGCTGGACGAAAACACACGAAGAAATCTGCCGTAAAATGACTAAGGGACAGCCTTTTTTCGAAAAACTTTGGGAGCTTGAAACAGGAACAATGAATTCGTCGTCGAATCAAGCCTATTATTGA
- the trpS gene encoding tryptophan--tRNA ligase: protein MQTIFSGIQPSGSLTIGNYLGALRNFVDLQEEYDCYFCIVDEHAITVPQDRLKLRENIRSLAALYLAAGIDPEKSTLFIQSEVSAHAELGWMLQCVAYTGELERMTQFKDKSEGKEAVTAGLLTYPPLMAADILLYSTQLVPVGDDQKQHIELTRDLAERFNRKYNDIFTIPEAHIPKVGARVMSLQNPTKKMSKSDENQKATIFLLDDAKKIEKKIKSAVTDSIGTIEYDKENRPGISNLLMIYSSFTGQSIDEIVEKYTGKGYGEFKQDLAEVVINALTPLQERYYELIESDKLDEVLDLGADKAGFKAGKMLKKAKKAMGLGRFHKK from the coding sequence ATGCAAACCATTTTTTCAGGGATTCAACCAAGCGGATCCCTTACCATCGGGAACTATCTTGGAGCACTTCGGAATTTTGTTGACCTTCAGGAAGAATATGATTGTTATTTTTGTATCGTGGATGAACATGCCATCACGGTGCCTCAGGATCGGCTGAAATTAAGAGAAAATATTCGTTCTTTAGCCGCACTTTATCTTGCTGCCGGGATTGATCCGGAAAAATCAACACTATTTATTCAGTCAGAGGTTTCTGCTCATGCTGAACTTGGCTGGATGCTGCAATGCGTGGCCTATACTGGTGAACTGGAGAGAATGACACAATTTAAGGATAAATCAGAAGGGAAAGAGGCTGTCACTGCCGGGTTGCTAACGTATCCTCCATTGATGGCTGCAGATATTTTATTATATAGCACCCAGCTGGTACCAGTTGGTGATGACCAGAAACAGCATATTGAATTAACCCGGGATTTAGCTGAACGGTTTAACCGTAAATATAATGATATTTTCACCATTCCTGAAGCCCATATTCCAAAGGTTGGAGCACGAGTCATGTCCCTTCAGAATCCTACGAAGAAAATGAGTAAGTCCGATGAAAATCAAAAGGCTACCATCTTTTTACTGGATGATGCAAAGAAAATTGAGAAGAAAATTAAGAGTGCTGTAACAGATTCTATAGGTACAATTGAATATGATAAAGAAAACCGGCCGGGTATCTCCAACCTGCTTATGATCTATTCCAGTTTCACTGGTCAATCCATTGATGAAATCGTGGAAAAATACACCGGTAAAGGTTATGGTGAATTCAAACAGGATCTGGCAGAGGTAGTGATTAATGCCTTGACTCCATTACAGGAACGTTATTATGAGTTAATTGAATCAGACAAGCTGGATGAGGTTCTGGATCTTGGCGCTGATAAAGCTGGATTCAAAGCAGGGAAAATGCTGAAAAAAGCTAAGAAAGCGATGGGCTTAGGCCGATTTCATAAAAAGTAA
- a CDS encoding nuclease-related domain-containing protein → MNKICKSRTKSKELMILEYLNKRKQLARKDKQHYSNLKKGYEGEVIFDSYTERLQCECLILNDLLLEINNATFQIDSLIIIPEKIYFYEVKNHEGDYYYESDRLFKKPQFEITNPLHQLSRSESLLRQLFLTLGFKPQIDSSVVFINSNFTLYQAPMDKPIIFQNQVNKHLNDLSLRTQPSKLNNRHKKLAEQLLSMHITDPVFERLPTYNYDELTKGITCSNCQSFSVTPGKRSCICENCGYKESVASAVVRNVEEFKILFPNQKVTTNIIYDWCKIIKSKRGIREILISNYKKIGEHRWSYFK, encoded by the coding sequence ATGAATAAGATCTGCAAATCGCGCACCAAATCGAAAGAATTAATGATTTTGGAATACCTGAATAAGCGCAAACAATTAGCCCGAAAAGACAAGCAGCATTACTCTAATTTAAAAAAAGGTTATGAAGGAGAGGTGATATTTGATTCCTATACCGAAAGACTGCAATGTGAATGCCTGATTTTAAATGATCTTCTTCTTGAAATAAACAATGCTACCTTTCAAATTGATTCTCTCATCATAATTCCGGAGAAAATCTATTTTTATGAAGTGAAAAACCATGAGGGTGATTATTATTATGAATCTGACAGGCTATTCAAGAAACCCCAATTTGAGATTACCAACCCGCTCCACCAATTGAGCAGAAGTGAATCTCTGCTCCGTCAATTGTTCCTCACTCTTGGCTTCAAACCCCAAATTGATTCATCTGTTGTCTTTATCAATTCAAACTTCACCTTATATCAGGCTCCGATGGATAAACCAATAATTTTTCAAAATCAGGTTAATAAACATTTAAATGACTTAAGTTTAAGAACACAACCCTCTAAATTAAACAATAGGCATAAAAAGCTGGCCGAACAATTACTATCCATGCATATAACTGATCCAGTATTCGAAAGGTTGCCAACGTACAATTATGATGAATTGACAAAGGGTATTACGTGTTCAAATTGTCAATCATTCTCTGTTACCCCTGGCAAAAGGTCATGTATTTGTGAAAACTGCGGATATAAAGAATCTGTTGCAAGTGCAGTTGTCCGGAATGTTGAGGAGTTCAAAATTCTTTTTCCAAACCAAAAAGTTACCACAAATATTATTTATGATTGGTGTAAGATCATAAAGTCAAAGAGAGGAATAAGGGAAATTCTGATAAGTAACTATAAGAAAATCGGTGAACATCGATGGTCTTATTTTAAATAA
- a CDS encoding DUF3899 domain-containing protein, which produces MYIIKNKWFFLFINILITVFVYFYNVPQGHSLKYLINSLFYVSFPYIMLSLILYITRERFFDGITFGFRRFWAEMSKKDYMEEWKERPLPSEKISIRFLKALSFQALSLFILMILLIFIYYM; this is translated from the coding sequence ATGTACATAATAAAAAATAAATGGTTCTTCCTATTCATCAATATCCTTATTACTGTTTTTGTCTATTTCTACAATGTTCCTCAGGGGCATTCCCTGAAATATTTAATTAACAGCCTGTTTTATGTCAGTTTTCCTTATATCATGCTATCTCTTATTCTCTACATAACCAGGGAACGTTTTTTCGACGGAATAACGTTCGGGTTTCGGAGGTTCTGGGCTGAAATGTCAAAGAAGGATTATATGGAGGAATGGAAGGAACGACCTCTTCCATCTGAAAAGATTAGTATTCGATTTTTAAAGGCCCTTTCCTTTCAGGCTCTCAGTTTATTCATTTTAATGATTCTGTTGATTTTCATCTATTATATGTAA
- a CDS encoding peptide ABC transporter substrate-binding protein: MKKSKWSLLLVLGLVLSLFLAACSGGDDGGDTSDDAADDSQDSSEEGSSEEVEQVFNLLNGDTIPTMDSSMATDEFAFQFLGATMEGLYRVKDGEIVEGIAKDHTVSEDGLTWTFELREDAKWSNGDPVTAHDFVYAWRRAVNPDTGSEYGPYMMGGVIKNATEVNKGDVPVEELGVSADGDYKLVVELANPTPYFESLATFGTFLPLNKDFVEEQGDAYATSTDTLLFNGPFTLDNWESTASSWELNKNPEYWDAETVKLEKQTYQVVKDPQTAVNLYEEGEADRAGLSSDLVDQYSTHDDYTVTPEMTVFYLKMNQTRNEALANVNVRRAISRAFDKQGIVDTILNNGSMVANGLVPKDFYQHPETGEDFRSINGDLVTYDPEKAKEYWEKGLEELGTDTVELEFLAGDSETAKSMNEFIVNELESNLPGLDLTLVQVPFEQRLDADTNMDYDIQFAGWGPDYMDPYTWLNLWLTDGGNNKMGYSNEEYDKLVESTKNTTDMVARMEAFLEAEKILFEDAAIAPVYQSARAQLISPKIKNVYSNSFGPTYEYKWAEAVAAE, translated from the coding sequence ATGAAAAAGTCAAAATGGTCACTGCTCTTAGTACTTGGTCTGGTACTAAGTCTATTCCTGGCTGCATGTTCTGGTGGAGATGATGGTGGAGACACTTCAGACGACGCAGCAGATGACAGTCAGGACTCATCAGAAGAAGGTTCTTCAGAAGAAGTAGAACAAGTGTTTAACTTACTTAATGGTGACACGATTCCAACAATGGACTCTTCTATGGCTACTGATGAATTTGCATTTCAATTCTTAGGTGCAACGATGGAAGGTCTTTATCGTGTTAAGGATGGAGAAATTGTAGAAGGTATTGCAAAAGATCATACCGTTAGTGAAGACGGGTTAACCTGGACCTTTGAATTGCGTGAAGATGCAAAATGGTCCAATGGTGATCCTGTTACAGCTCACGATTTCGTTTATGCATGGAGACGTGCTGTAAATCCTGACACTGGATCTGAGTATGGCCCATACATGATGGGTGGCGTAATTAAGAATGCTACAGAGGTAAATAAAGGCGATGTACCAGTTGAAGAGCTTGGTGTAAGCGCTGATGGAGACTACAAATTAGTTGTAGAACTTGCCAACCCAACACCATACTTCGAATCATTAGCAACTTTCGGTACATTCCTGCCGTTAAATAAAGACTTTGTTGAAGAACAAGGGGACGCTTATGCAACAAGTACAGATACGTTGCTGTTTAACGGTCCATTCACATTGGATAACTGGGAAAGCACAGCCAGTTCCTGGGAGCTAAACAAAAACCCTGAATACTGGGATGCTGAGACAGTAAAACTTGAAAAGCAGACATATCAGGTTGTTAAAGATCCGCAAACTGCTGTAAACTTATATGAGGAAGGTGAAGCAGATAGAGCTGGTCTATCCTCTGATCTGGTTGACCAATATTCTACTCATGATGATTACACAGTAACACCTGAAATGACCGTCTTCTACCTGAAGATGAACCAGACTCGTAATGAAGCTCTGGCAAATGTGAATGTTCGTCGTGCGATTTCAAGAGCGTTTGATAAGCAGGGCATTGTTGATACAATCCTGAACAACGGTTCAATGGTAGCGAATGGTCTTGTGCCTAAAGACTTCTATCAGCACCCTGAAACAGGAGAAGATTTCCGCAGTATCAATGGTGATCTTGTAACCTATGATCCTGAAAAAGCTAAGGAATACTGGGAGAAAGGTCTTGAAGAGTTAGGTACAGATACTGTTGAACTTGAATTCTTAGCTGGAGACAGTGAGACAGCTAAATCCATGAACGAATTTATCGTTAATGAGCTTGAAAGTAATCTTCCAGGATTGGATCTTACTTTAGTTCAAGTGCCATTCGAGCAGCGTTTAGATGCTGATACAAACATGGATTATGATATCCAGTTTGCTGGTTGGGGCCCTGACTACATGGATCCATATACATGGTTAAACCTCTGGTTAACTGATGGTGGAAACAATAAGATGGGTTATTCCAATGAAGAGTATGATAAGCTTGTAGAATCAACAAAGAATACTACTGACATGGTAGCTCGTATGGAAGCTTTCTTAGAAGCTGAAAAGATTCTATTTGAAGATGCAGCCATTGCACCGGTTTATCAGAGTGCACGAGCTCAGCTAATTAGTCCTAAGATTAAGAATGTTTACAGCAATTCCTTTGGACCAACTTATGAGTATAAGTGGGCAGAAGCTGTTGCTGCTGAATAA
- the opp3b gene encoding oligopeptide ABC transporter permease has protein sequence MGRFLLKRIVYMLITLFIIASITFFLMKILPGSPLSAENKLSEEQQEIVLEKYGLNDPVPVQYVNYLVGLVQLDLGLSYKFDSTPVTQILADRIGPSAILGAESLVVGVILGILLGLIAAIFHNGVLDFTSTIIAVLGTSIPSFVFAGLLQYVFAVKLGWFPVALWKGGLEYHVLPVIALMIFPMAISARFTRTEMLEVLGSDYITTARAKGVTQAGVVFKHGLRNALIPLITVIGPMAVGLITGTLVIEEIFAIPGIGEQFVNSIMVNDYPTIMGTTLFYSVLFVVIILVIDLLYGIIDPRIRLSGGEK, from the coding sequence ATGGGACGTTTTTTACTGAAGCGGATTGTCTATATGTTAATTACTTTATTTATCATTGCATCCATTACGTTCTTCTTAATGAAGATTTTGCCTGGTAGTCCGCTGAGCGCTGAAAATAAACTATCTGAAGAACAGCAGGAGATTGTTCTTGAAAAATACGGTCTGAACGACCCCGTTCCTGTACAATACGTCAATTATCTGGTTGGACTTGTACAATTAGATTTAGGCCTTTCTTATAAGTTTGACTCTACGCCAGTCACCCAGATTCTGGCCGACAGAATAGGGCCATCAGCAATATTAGGTGCAGAGTCACTTGTAGTAGGTGTGATTTTAGGGATTTTACTTGGCTTGATAGCTGCGATTTTCCACAATGGAGTACTTGACTTTACTTCTACTATTATTGCCGTGCTAGGAACATCCATTCCTTCCTTCGTATTTGCAGGACTTCTGCAGTATGTATTTGCGGTTAAATTAGGCTGGTTCCCGGTAGCGCTGTGGAAAGGTGGTCTTGAGTATCATGTTCTCCCGGTCATAGCGCTAATGATTTTCCCTATGGCGATTTCAGCGCGTTTTACGCGAACAGAAATGCTCGAAGTATTGGGGTCCGATTATATTACAACAGCCAGAGCAAAGGGTGTAACTCAGGCAGGCGTTGTGTTTAAACATGGACTGAGAAACGCACTAATACCATTAATTACAGTAATTGGACCTATGGCAGTAGGTTTAATTACAGGTACACTTGTTATTGAAGAAATATTTGCTATTCCAGGTATTGGTGAACAATTTGTTAACTCAATTATGGTAAATGATTATCCGACAATTATGGGAACGACTTTGTTCTATTCCGTATTATTTGTGGTGATCATCCTGGTAATCGACCTCCTATATGGAATTATCGACCCTAGAATCCGACTGTCAGGAGGGGAGAAATAA